CTTTATCCGGAAAGGTGACAAAGTGACTATTCCAGATAAACGAATTTCGTTTAAAGCTTCCTCAACTCCTTCCAAAGATCGTATTCGTGCTTTTGCTTCTCGGGAAGAATGGAAAGAGTTTCAACTTCGCAGTAAAAAAGAAGATTCCTTTTATAAAATCTTACCGCCTGCTGTCACTGGCACAAAAGCTACCGCTCGCTCAATGGTAGTTCCGCAAACCATAACCGCATCGATTGAACAAAGTCCAGTTATGGAATGGGATTACCAAATCATTTCTAGATAAATTCTAACATAAACTCTCATACCTTTTTTAACCTAGGTATGAGGGGCTTATTCTTGATTGTTTCTTAGTGCGCATGACGCTTTTCACTTGTTCATTATATAAATATTTCTGCAATTGTTACTTTGCGCTGAAACCTATGGTGGTGCCCGCCGAACAAAACTTAAAATTCAACAAAGGATTGGTTATCAGTTAATTACTTAAGTAAATAGCGTTGGAAAGGATAGAACCAGTAAGGGCAACCATCTCCAAACGCACATAAACATCTTTTTCTTGGAATCGATATTCAGCATTGTTTGTGTCTGGGTTTACCTGTAACAATTCGCCTTTTTGTCCGATAAAACGAATTTCCAAATACCTTTCCCTAGAATTCACTTGGATGGTATTATCCTTTGTCAGAAAAATTTTCGGTACCTTAGGATCATCCGCACCTTGAAAGAATTTTTTAACACAATAAAAAGATCCAGAATTGAGAGAAGATAATACAGAAGTTTGATCTTTTTTACCTTCCGCTGTAACAATATAACGTAAAAAACTCTCTCCCTTCCTTGACCGTTGATTTCCTAAAGTTTGAATCAAATCTTTCCAAAAAGGTTGGTCAAAACTTTTGATTGAGTTTTCTGGAAAATAATGTAAGTCATCACTTGCCATACAATGTATGTTTCGTCCTTGGCTAAGAAGAGAATCCAATATCTTTGGATCATCGCCAAACGGCGAATATACTTCTACTGCTTGAAATCCATCAATTGCCAAAAGTTCTTCCCTTGAAAACGAATCGAATAGTTTTGGATGCGAAACAACTACATAACCACCTAACTTTTTCATGCGATCCATAACCCAATTCAGATTTTCGCGACTCGCATATATAGGAAAATAATCATAAAAAGATTTTTTAATCCCAATGGCAAGTAAGTGACGTTTTTTTAAATTTTGTCCCCATTCCATTCCACGGATATATTCTTGATTTTCCGTTTCAGAAACTTGCCCATAATCAGTGATAGCAACATTGGAAAATCCATCTCTTTTGTATTCGGATTGGATTTCATTTACAGTATGTCTCTCTGGGGTAAACCATACCTCATTGGAATGAGTGTGTAGGGATATTTTTTCCTGTCCGTCCCCAATCCAATTTTGGTATGGATTAATTATTTTTGTACCTTGAAAAGAGGAAGCTGGCAAAACAATCGACTTTCTAAGGAGTAATACAACTGCTAGTTGGTAAACAATCAATATCCCCAATAAAGATAATAAAATTAATACATATCTGTATTTCCAGAGGGAGGGACGCACTGCTATTGAGTTATCTGCATAGGCAATGGAACCCGGAACATTGAAAAGCATAAGAAAATTCTATATATCTTTTTTTCCAATTTGATTCCAGTTTTGTTACAAAATGAATACAAAACACCAGGTACATTTCTGCTTTGACAAAGTAGGTCTGGTTTTCTCTCTTGAGACTGTGAAATTCTTTTCTGTCCACCGCACCTTTCTTTTACTACTTTTTGTATTGGTAGTTTTTTTGTTTTATGGGAATTCCTCTCCCCTAGTTGATCAAGATGAGGCTGCCTATGCAGGTTTTTCTAGATCCATGATGGAAACAGGGGATTACCTTTCTATGAATTTTCCTTATTCCACTCCACACAGAAAACCACCTCTCCATTTTTGGATTACCTCTTTTCTTTTTCAAATATTCGGACCTTCAGAATGGGCCTTACGTTTATTTCCTGCACTTTGTATTCTGGGAACAGGTTTACTAACATACCACCTTACCAATGTTATGTACGGACAAAGAACGGCTTTGTATGCATTCAGTATTCTAAGTTTTTCACTCTATTTCCCTCTGAATGGAAAAATTGCCTTAGTAGATTCCCTTTTAGTTTTTTTAAGTATGTTAGGTTATGTTTCTCTTTACCACTGGATATTATCTAATAAAAAACGATTTGTATTTTTGTTTTGGCTTTCCGTGAGTTTGGGTCTGCTTGTAAAAGGACCTCCTATTCTTATTTTCCTTGGGGGAACTTGTGTCCTACTTTTAAGCCTGAATCAAATCCGTTTTAGAATTTGGAAACTAAGTCCTTTTTTATGGTTTCCTATTTCCCTACTCCCACTTTTTCTTTGGGGATATTTCTCTTGGCAAAAAGACAATGGGATTCTAATCCGATGGATGTTGGATTGGTATATTTTTCGACGAGCGACAGATCCTGTATTTGGACAATCAGGTCCCCCTGGCACCTATCTTATGTTATTTGCCATTACACTTTTCCCTTGGACTAGAATTTATCTTTCCTTTTTAAATGAAAATGGATGGAAATTGTTGGCGTATTTAAAAACAGGAGGTTTAAAACTTTTTATAAACTTACTTCCTTGGAATTGGAAAGGAATCGATTCTCCGTTTACACCAAAACGATTTTTACTCATAGGACTTGGTTTTTCTTGGATCTTTTACGAAGGTTTGGTTAGTAAACTTCCATCTTATCCATTAGCAGCCTATCCAATCCTTGCCATCCTTCTCGGTGACCAACTTTCAAGAAAACATAATCAAATCTATATGTTTCGGTTGTATTTGACTGTTTCTCTGGTTATGATTGCGGTCTTATCTTTTGTGATCCTTCCAAAGTTTTCTGAACTCAGAAAGGAAACAAAAAAGGTTGCAAGTGAAATTCAAATTTTGGTTCCTCATAAAGAAACCTTACATACCTTTGGTGGTCTAGGGATTCCAAGTTTTGCCTATTATTACCATAGGCCCATTCATGAAATGAATTGGGAAGAAATACAAACCACTAAAGGTTATATCCTTGTCACTGAATCCGATTATTTACTTTGGAAAGGACTAGGAATTGGATGGGAAACAATCGGAGAACCGTTTTCGATTTTTGCCTACGATCGCAATAAAAAACTTACCCTTAGACTGGTTACTACAAAGAAAAACTAATCCAAGAATCGTTTTTTTATGTTTGGTGAAGGGATCATACAAACTTCCGCTTTACCAAACCAGTTGTATCTATGTTTGGCAATGTACCTATAGAGGAAATTTCTAATAAATCGAGGAACGAACCTAAATCCAATCAACAAAAACCAAGGGAATTTTAATTCAGTAACCAATTGCAAAATAGCATCGGATTCAACGTATAACTCCCCTTCTTTCCAATAGAGGATACTATCGGGGAGTTTGGAAACC
This region of Leptospira montravelensis genomic DNA includes:
- a CDS encoding PHP domain-containing protein — translated: MLFNVPGSIAYADNSIAVRPSLWKYRYVLILLSLLGILIVYQLAVVLLLRKSIVLPASSFQGTKIINPYQNWIGDGQEKISLHTHSNEVWFTPERHTVNEIQSEYKRDGFSNVAITDYGQVSETENQEYIRGMEWGQNLKKRHLLAIGIKKSFYDYFPIYASRENLNWVMDRMKKLGGYVVVSHPKLFDSFSREELLAIDGFQAVEVYSPFGDDPKILDSLLSQGRNIHCMASDDLHYFPENSIKSFDQPFWKDLIQTLGNQRSRKGESFLRYIVTAEGKKDQTSVLSSLNSGSFYCVKKFFQGADDPKVPKIFLTKDNTIQVNSRERYLEIRFIGQKGELLQVNPDTNNAEYRFQEKDVYVRLEMVALTGSILSNAIYLSN
- a CDS encoding ArnT family glycosyltransferase; the protein is MNTKHQVHFCFDKVGLVFSLETVKFFSVHRTFLLLLFVLVVFLFYGNSSPLVDQDEAAYAGFSRSMMETGDYLSMNFPYSTPHRKPPLHFWITSFLFQIFGPSEWALRLFPALCILGTGLLTYHLTNVMYGQRTALYAFSILSFSLYFPLNGKIALVDSLLVFLSMLGYVSLYHWILSNKKRFVFLFWLSVSLGLLVKGPPILIFLGGTCVLLLSLNQIRFRIWKLSPFLWFPISLLPLFLWGYFSWQKDNGILIRWMLDWYIFRRATDPVFGQSGPPGTYLMLFAITLFPWTRIYLSFLNENGWKLLAYLKTGGLKLFINLLPWNWKGIDSPFTPKRFLLIGLGFSWIFYEGLVSKLPSYPLAAYPILAILLGDQLSRKHNQIYMFRLYLTVSLVMIAVLSFVILPKFSELRKETKKVASEIQILVPHKETLHTFGGLGIPSFAYYYHRPIHEMNWEEIQTTKGYILVTESDYLLWKGLGIGWETIGEPFSIFAYDRNKKLTLRLVTTKKN
- a CDS encoding thiol-disulfide oxidoreductase DCC family protein, which produces MLPEKSKIVFFDGVCHLCMGSVQFLLKRNQKENLYFSAIGSEVFHSLIPINMVSKLPDSILYWKEGELYVESDAILQLVTELKFPWFLLIGFRFVPRFIRNFLYRYIAKHRYNWFGKAEVCMIPSPNIKKRFLD